The following proteins are co-located in the Cryptococcus neoformans var. grubii H99 chromosome 1, complete sequence genome:
- a CDS encoding protein AIR1/2, whose translation MAHYVPTSFKPMRSLVAAAGIQLSPPPPSDYNEGTFETEDGELLLGNIIIDEFPADGDRPAVQGEHFQPPGLFNTSMMPTIVTTDGKLHVELKTKDDKATVSEKDQGEGLMLPQHVLLETSSAVQDAEDGGDDEGEGDHSLGGDDFLEGLHFVDDDITRGSRRYFNPEPEDNMEVEATFLATADSRKVCQNCKRPGHQAAKCPHIICTTCGAMDEHERRDCPLSKVCYGCGRRGHHKSECPDPISRNKRWAGCERCGSREHTDKNCPTLWRIYTYRSDSGRRDTIKLKEKAEGWVKEAIGGDAMEDWCYNCARTGHFGDDCPQRRGSLVRLTAPSAFSREIARRGPFFSAPKSSLPTPTHSRWEDDDDPSAIPYTSAYDSFAGSNAGRRGREKEKQRMMARDTDFNDEDDWFSGDRNRNIGKGAGTPRNNPRGGRSGKRPWDSEIRGREWDRDRYDRERASREFFDRDREPPRSRGQAPSRRRSRSPNRRDGSRVNAVQEAAPNSAPPKAVYKPAINIRDRAMDSPSVREGEPGAKAGSKTLVSRALSGQNSNNSTPRGRRSSNSPSALPSLLSRIESPTPSNSTSRNRKGRGKEQERDWENEWRRRGNGGGNVVNWGKDLDKETEGLTMKKKTKQDGISKGSSGQKYYGGYM comes from the exons ATGGGGAGCTGCTCTTGGGTAACATCATCATAGATGAGTTCCCAGCAGATGGTGACCGTCCAGCTGTCCAAGGTGAACATTTTCAACCGCCTGGGCTATTCAACACTTCTATGATGCCGACGATCGTCACCACGGACGGCAAGTTGCATGTGGAACTCAAGACAAAAGATGACAAGGCAACCGTCTCCGAGAaagatcaaggagaagggcTGATGTTACCTCAACATGTACTATTGGAGACTTCTTCGGCTGTGCAAGACgctgaagatggtggtgatgacgagggagaaggagatcACTCGTTAGGGGGGGATGATTTCTTGGAAGGTCTTCActttgttgatgatgatattACCAGA GGTTCAAGAAGATACTTTAATCCTGAGCCCGAGGATAATATGGAAGTAGAAGCGACCTTCCTTGCGACAGCGGATTCCAGAAAGGTCTGTCAAAACTGCAAGCGCCCAGGTCATCAAGCTGCAAAATGCCCCCATATCATT TGTACAACCTGTGGAGCCATGGACGAGCATGAGCGTCGCGATTGTCCGCTCAGCAAAGTTTGCTATGGATGCGGTCGACGAGGTCATCACAAATCCGAATGTCCAGACCCCATTTCCAGAAATAAGCGATGGGCAGGTTGTGAACGATGCGGAAGTAGAGAACATACAGACAAA AACTGCCCTACCCTGTGGAGGATTTACACTTATCGCTCAGATTCCGGCCGGCGTGACACGATCAAGCTGAAAGAAAAAGCCGAAGGATGGGTGAAGGAGGCCATCGGCGGCGACGCAATGGAAGATTGGTGCTACAACTGTGCTAGAACAGGCCACTTTGGTGAT GACTGCCCCCAACGCCGTGGTTCTCTAGTTCGACTTACGGCTCCTTCGGCATTTTCGCGAGAAATCGCCCGGCGCGGGccattcttctctgctcCAAAATCTTCCTTACCTACTCCCACTCACTCTCgatgggaagatgacgacgatCCTTCGGCCATACCGTATACCAGTGCTTATGACTCGTTTGCTGGATCCAATGCTGGTCGTAGAGGgcgagaaaaggagaagcaaCGGATGATGGCACGTGATACCGATTTtaatgatgaagacgattGGTTCAGTGGTGACCGAAATCGCAATATTGGAAAGGGCGCCGGCACGCCACGAAACAATCcacgaggaggaaggagtggaaAGCGTCCTTGGGATTCAGAAATACGAGGGAGGGAATGGGATAGGGACAGATACGACCGTGAACGGGCTTCTCGAGAATTCTTTGATCGAGATCGTGAACCCCCTCGCTCTCGTGGACAAGCTCCTTCTAGACGTCGATCTCGTTCGCCTAATCGCCGAGACGGCTCTCGTGTCAATGCAGTCCAAGAGGCTGCACCTAACTCTGCTCCACCCAAAGCAGTTTACAAACCCGCGATCAACATACGAGACCGGGCGATGGACTCCCCTTCTGTACGCGAAGGTGAACCCGGAGCAAAAGCGGGATCGAAAACCTTAGTGTCTCGCGCCTTAAGCGGTCAGAATAGTAATAATAGTACACCTCGTGGCCGAAGGTCTTCCAATTCGCCTTCGgcccttccatccttgcTGAGTCGAATTGAATCACCCACTCCTTCAAACTCTACTTCGCGTAACAGGAAAGGTCGCGGGAAAGAACAAGAACGGGATTGGGAGAACGAGTGGAGAAGACGCGGAAACGGCGGCGGGAACGTGGTTAATTGGGGAAAGGATCTTGACAAGGAAACTGAGGGGTTGaccatgaagaagaagacaaagcAAGACGGTATAAGTAAGGGAAGTAGCGGGCAGAAATATTACGGCGGTTATATGTAA
- a CDS encoding ras guanyl-nucleotide exchange factor has product MRKIRSTMMEQNFSDSASSNSVSSSRPRFPQTSAAGPCEGGELITRRLSLSKVVVTERQSDSGEDEDVERPETMKRWQSQPPLSREGHCMTNFLSTPGYSVDYAIAVVGHEGVGKTTVIAEALRGWGMSNPVKSYSPEGRLISSCCSQIAAEGKLKTGCKVEFFEMGINALDLTPGAASVWPSSALKVSGAVCCYDAGRKETLKGLENCIEQLSATSTPIVILACKSDPNAELQINAAHGNYMGEPYNAGLIEVTTKSHEGKLKMRNAVRWLLYKLEQRQRRQQRQLSALNIAGSLQTPTSVGSIAVTMPVVGSLASPDSDVDSAGNKLMWKQSLSMISKASEALFTYQDPRVEEEILEDKKSTSYDAEKLVGLGKEKNMNGGSLGCLDNSEESTWLEKKRTARVQAKRNTIADPIAHGISPVYVALKDLLNQFFTSIVSSEGEAFTRSFLLTYRRFCHPQDLMLEFLERFREVEDYAVSSDVKNWTLLKLTGALVDWTSLYPGDCVSMSTPIIFSEIIALLFKHTFMAHLISDLILVQDVLLKTTDPDESWSMRSHGVASHSVVDSTEVLIDKGGATKLDDNEENDEIGSFGCEAASELSASIGSLQLEEVQHRGSGSDSGRIGIPSGASTLGKDSSFSSEGQHSHTPSGGSPYRMKGMQISDEVADARWGDALNMVMRMEPRAFATELTRMQWELFLDIRPRDVFRHTLGKEIGGPVGKSINFFNHLSRWISTIVLASSKAKHRARVIERFMLIAHQLRRVNNYDSLYAVISGLREASVHRLSASQALIQLSPVTEKDYRSHLELMNPRGGYIQYRKALQADIDSGREAIPLLNNILGLVSRLQEVRPNDCREEDGKVQWEKFMRFGEILAMIQECQARGPAVNGQVGQGFKKVIEETTILSDEDALWARSQSLENSGGTIGGKLLKRLANLGF; this is encoded by the exons ATGCGTAAAATACGGTCTACGATGATGGAACAGAACTTCTCTGACTCCGcatcttccaactctgTTTCGTCTTCAAGACCTAGATTCCCTCAGACTTCAGCGGCAGGGCCATGCGAGGGCGGAGAGCTAATAACAAGAAGATTGTCTCTGTCGAAAGTTGTGGTGACTGAGCGTCAAAGCGATAGCggggaggatgaggacgtGGAGAGGCCGGAAACTATGAAGCGCTGGCAGAGTCAACCTCCACTGTCAAGAGAAGGTCACTGTATGACAAAT TTTCTCAGCACACCAGGGTACAGTGTTGATTATGCCATTGCAGTAGTGGGTCATGAAGGGGTAGGTAAAACAACAGTAATTGCCGAGGCTTTGAGAGGATGGGGGATGTCTAATCCCGTAAAAAGCTACTCCCCGGAAGGACGTCTCA TATCTTCTTGTTGCTCACAGATTGCTGCCGAGGGCAAATTGAAGACAGGTTGCAAAGTTGAATTCTTTGAAATGGGCATCAATGCACTGGATCTTACTCCCGGGGCGGCCAGCGTTTGGCCGTCCTCTGCCCTAAAAGTGTCCGGAGCCGTCTGCTGTTATGATGCCGGGCGAAAAGAAACGTTGAAGGGACTCGAGAACTGTATAG AACAGTTGAGCGCTACGAGCACACCCATCGTCATTCTTGCATGCAAGTCTGACCCAAACGCAGAATTGCAGATCAATGCTGCGCATGGTAATTATATGGGTGAACCATATAATGCAGGACTCATCGAAGTGACAACTAAGTCTCATGAAGGAAAACTCAAGATGCGGAATGCTGTGAGATGGCTGCTCTATAAGCTTGAACAACGACAAC GTCGTCAACAGAGGCAACTCTCCGCCCTCAACATAGCAGGGAGCCTTCAGACTCCTACATCTGTTGGGAGTATCGCTGTGACAATGCCCGTCGTTGGAAGCTTAGCTTCTCCCGACTCGGATGTAGACTCTGCGGGGAATAAATTGATGTGGAAGCAATCTTTGAGCATGATCTCAAAGGCCTCTGAAGCACTTTTCACATACCAAGACCCTagggttgaagaagagatactAGAAGATAAAAAATCCACATCTTACGATGCCGAGAAATTAGTAGGACTAGGCAAGGAGAAAAATATGAATGGCGGAAGCCTGGGATGTCTAGACAATTCGGAAGAAAGCACATGGCTTGAGAAAAAACGGACTGCACGTGTACAGGCAAAACGTAATACCATTGCTGACCCGATTGCACATGG GATTTCGCCGGTCTATGTAGCCTTAAAGGACCTACTGAACCAATTTTTTACTTCAATAGTGTCTTCAGAAG GTGAAGCGTTTACCAGGTCGTTCCTTCTCACTTATCGCCGTTTTTGTCATCCTCAAGATTTAATGCTTGAGTTTCTTGAGCGTTTCCGCGAAGTGGAAGATTATGCTGTGTCCAGTGATGTCAAGAATTGGACGCTACTGAA ACTCACGGGTGCACTCGTCGACTGGACCAGCCTGTACCCTGGCGACTGCGTGTCAATGTCGACTCCAATCATCTTTAGCGAAATCattgctcttcttttcaaacATACCTTTATGGCCCATCTTATCTCTGACCTCATTTTAGTCCAAGATGTCCTTCTTAAAACAACAGATCCAGACGAATCGTGGTCCATGCGTTCACACGGTGTAGCATCACATAGTGTAGTGGACAGTACAGAAGTTCTAATCGATAAGGGGGGAGCGACTAAATTGGATGATAACGAAGAGAATGACGAAATTGGCTCTTTCGGGTGTGAGGCGGCTTCCGAATTATCGGCATCGATTGGTAGTTTACAACTGGAAGAAGTACAGCATCGAGGCAGCGGATCTGACTCTGGTCGAATAGGAATCCCATCTGGAGCTTCAACCCTCGGAAAAGAcagctccttctcctccgaAGGCCAACATTCACATACTCCCTCAGGTGGATCACCCTACAGGATGAAAGGCATGCAAATCAGCGATGAGGTGGCCGATGCCAGATGGGGGGATGCGTTGAACATGGTCATGCGGATGGAGCCTAGGGCATTTGCAACAGAGCTGACGAGGATGCAATGGGAACTATTTCTTGACATCAGA CCTAGGGATGTTTTCAGGCATACTCTTGGAAAGGAAATCGGTGGCCCTGTTGGCAAGTCGATCAACTTTTTCAACCACTTATCCAGATG GATTTCGACTATTGTTCTAGCATCGTCAAAAGCAAAACATCGGGCTCGGGTAATCGAACGATTCATGCTCATTGCCCATCAGCTCCGTCGCGTCAACAATTATGACTCTCTTTATGCGGTTATTTCCGGTTTACGCGAGGCCTCTGTCCATCGTCTGTCAGCGAGTCAAGCATTGATACAGCTTTCACCGGTTACGGAAAAGGATTACCGCTCTCATCTCGAACTGATGAACCCAAGGGGTGGCTACATCCAATACCGCAAAGCATTACAGGCGGATATCGACAGTGGACGAGAAGCCATCCCCCTACTTAACAATATACTGGGCCTTGTATCGCGATTACAGGAAGTCCGCCCAAACGATTGcagggaggaagatggtaAGGTCCAATGGGAAAAGTTTATGAGGTTCGGGGAGATTCTCGCTATGATCCAGGAATGCCAGGCTAGAGGACCGGCCGTGAATGGACAAGTGGGTCAGGGGTTCAAAAAGGTCATCGAAGAGACCACTATTCTGTCGGATGAGGAT GCTCTATGGGCAAGAAGCCAGTCGCTGGAAAACAGCGGGGGTACAATTGGGGGGAAATTGCTTAAGCGCTTAGCAAATCTCGGCTTTTAA
- a CDS encoding ras guanyl-nucleotide exchange factor, variant translates to MRKIRSTMMEQNFSDSASSNSVSSSRPRFPQTSAAGPCEGGELITRRLSLSKVVVTERQSDSGEDEDVERPETMKRWQSQPPLSREGHCMTNFLSTPGYSVDYAIAVVGHEGVGKTTVIAEALRGWGMSNPVKSYSPEGRLISSCCSQIAAEGKLKTGCKVEFFEMGINALDLTPGAASVWPSSALKVSGAVCCYDAGRKETLKGLENCIEQLSATSTPIVILACKSDPNAELQINAAHGNYMGEPYNAGLIEVTTKSHEGKLKMRNAVRWLLYKLEQRQRRQQRQLSALNIAGSLQTPTSVGSIAVTMPVVGSLASPDSDVDSAGNKLMWKQSLSMISKASEALFTYQDPRVEEEILEDKKSTSYDAEKLVGLGKEKNMNGGSLGCLDNSEESTWLEKKRTARVQAKRNTIADPIAHGISPVYVALKDLLNQFFTSIVSSEGEAFTRSFLLTYRRFCHPQDLMLEFLERFREVEDYAVSSDVKNWTLLKLTGALVDWTSLYPGDCVSMSTPIIFSEIIALLFKHTFMAHLISDLILVQDVLLKTTDPDESWSMRSHGVASHSVVDSTEVLIDKGGATKLDDNEENDEIGSFGCEAASELSASIGIPSGASTLGKDSSFSSEGQHSHTPSGGSPYRMKGMQISDEVADARWGDALNMVMRMEPRAFATELTRMQWELFLDIRPRDVFRHTLGKEIGGPVGKSINFFNHLSRWISTIVLASSKAKHRARVIERFMLIAHQLRRVNNYDSLYAVISGLREASVHRLSASQALIQLSPVTEKDYRSHLELMNPRGGYIQYRKALQADIDSGREAIPLLNNILGLVSRLQEVRPNDCREEDGKVQWEKFMRFGEILAMIQECQARGPAVNGQVGQGFKKVIEETTILSDEDALWARSQSLENSGGTIGGKLLKRLANLGF, encoded by the exons ATGCGTAAAATACGGTCTACGATGATGGAACAGAACTTCTCTGACTCCGcatcttccaactctgTTTCGTCTTCAAGACCTAGATTCCCTCAGACTTCAGCGGCAGGGCCATGCGAGGGCGGAGAGCTAATAACAAGAAGATTGTCTCTGTCGAAAGTTGTGGTGACTGAGCGTCAAAGCGATAGCggggaggatgaggacgtGGAGAGGCCGGAAACTATGAAGCGCTGGCAGAGTCAACCTCCACTGTCAAGAGAAGGTCACTGTATGACAAAT TTTCTCAGCACACCAGGGTACAGTGTTGATTATGCCATTGCAGTAGTGGGTCATGAAGGGGTAGGTAAAACAACAGTAATTGCCGAGGCTTTGAGAGGATGGGGGATGTCTAATCCCGTAAAAAGCTACTCCCCGGAAGGACGTCTCA TATCTTCTTGTTGCTCACAGATTGCTGCCGAGGGCAAATTGAAGACAGGTTGCAAAGTTGAATTCTTTGAAATGGGCATCAATGCACTGGATCTTACTCCCGGGGCGGCCAGCGTTTGGCCGTCCTCTGCCCTAAAAGTGTCCGGAGCCGTCTGCTGTTATGATGCCGGGCGAAAAGAAACGTTGAAGGGACTCGAGAACTGTATAG AACAGTTGAGCGCTACGAGCACACCCATCGTCATTCTTGCATGCAAGTCTGACCCAAACGCAGAATTGCAGATCAATGCTGCGCATGGTAATTATATGGGTGAACCATATAATGCAGGACTCATCGAAGTGACAACTAAGTCTCATGAAGGAAAACTCAAGATGCGGAATGCTGTGAGATGGCTGCTCTATAAGCTTGAACAACGACAAC GTCGTCAACAGAGGCAACTCTCCGCCCTCAACATAGCAGGGAGCCTTCAGACTCCTACATCTGTTGGGAGTATCGCTGTGACAATGCCCGTCGTTGGAAGCTTAGCTTCTCCCGACTCGGATGTAGACTCTGCGGGGAATAAATTGATGTGGAAGCAATCTTTGAGCATGATCTCAAAGGCCTCTGAAGCACTTTTCACATACCAAGACCCTagggttgaagaagagatactAGAAGATAAAAAATCCACATCTTACGATGCCGAGAAATTAGTAGGACTAGGCAAGGAGAAAAATATGAATGGCGGAAGCCTGGGATGTCTAGACAATTCGGAAGAAAGCACATGGCTTGAGAAAAAACGGACTGCACGTGTACAGGCAAAACGTAATACCATTGCTGACCCGATTGCACATGG GATTTCGCCGGTCTATGTAGCCTTAAAGGACCTACTGAACCAATTTTTTACTTCAATAGTGTCTTCAGAAG GTGAAGCGTTTACCAGGTCGTTCCTTCTCACTTATCGCCGTTTTTGTCATCCTCAAGATTTAATGCTTGAGTTTCTTGAGCGTTTCCGCGAAGTGGAAGATTATGCTGTGTCCAGTGATGTCAAGAATTGGACGCTACTGAA ACTCACGGGTGCACTCGTCGACTGGACCAGCCTGTACCCTGGCGACTGCGTGTCAATGTCGACTCCAATCATCTTTAGCGAAATCattgctcttcttttcaaacATACCTTTATGGCCCATCTTATCTCTGACCTCATTTTAGTCCAAGATGTCCTTCTTAAAACAACAGATCCAGACGAATCGTGGTCCATGCGTTCACACGGTGTAGCATCACATAGTGTAGTGGACAGTACAGAAGTTCTAATCGATAAGGGGGGAGCGACTAAATTGGATGATAACGAAGAGAATGACGAAATTGGCTCTTTCGGGTGTGAGGCGGCTTCCGAATTATCGGCATCGATTG GAATCCCATCTGGAGCTTCAACCCTCGGAAAAGAcagctccttctcctccgaAGGCCAACATTCACATACTCCCTCAGGTGGATCACCCTACAGGATGAAAGGCATGCAAATCAGCGATGAGGTGGCCGATGCCAGATGGGGGGATGCGTTGAACATGGTCATGCGGATGGAGCCTAGGGCATTTGCAACAGAGCTGACGAGGATGCAATGGGAACTATTTCTTGACATCAGA CCTAGGGATGTTTTCAGGCATACTCTTGGAAAGGAAATCGGTGGCCCTGTTGGCAAGTCGATCAACTTTTTCAACCACTTATCCAGATG GATTTCGACTATTGTTCTAGCATCGTCAAAAGCAAAACATCGGGCTCGGGTAATCGAACGATTCATGCTCATTGCCCATCAGCTCCGTCGCGTCAACAATTATGACTCTCTTTATGCGGTTATTTCCGGTTTACGCGAGGCCTCTGTCCATCGTCTGTCAGCGAGTCAAGCATTGATACAGCTTTCACCGGTTACGGAAAAGGATTACCGCTCTCATCTCGAACTGATGAACCCAAGGGGTGGCTACATCCAATACCGCAAAGCATTACAGGCGGATATCGACAGTGGACGAGAAGCCATCCCCCTACTTAACAATATACTGGGCCTTGTATCGCGATTACAGGAAGTCCGCCCAAACGATTGcagggaggaagatggtaAGGTCCAATGGGAAAAGTTTATGAGGTTCGGGGAGATTCTCGCTATGATCCAGGAATGCCAGGCTAGAGGACCGGCCGTGAATGGACAAGTGGGTCAGGGGTTCAAAAAGGTCATCGAAGAGACCACTATTCTGTCGGATGAGGAT GCTCTATGGGCAAGAAGCCAGTCGCTGGAAAACAGCGGGGGTACAATTGGGGGGAAATTGCTTAAGCGCTTAGCAAATCTCGGCTTTTAA
- a CDS encoding alpha-aminoadipic semialdehyde synthase gives MSLLLPFSSRMRNFPLTSRPLITRRCLTTLGLRREDPSRIWERRTPLTPHAVQSLLADAKDQLRVEVESCKRRCFPDAQYSDAGAKIVPSLSKDVDVVLGIKEPRLSDVRNLVEASKNEGKKRTWMMFSHTHKGQEYNIPLLSTLLHPTQTLIDHELLTALAPGKDGKPQLKRVAAFGWFAGAVGAGEALSLTGLALLRRGLATPLLSLSRPYSLGSLAAFKNALKKAGEEVESSADLKGQEPIVIGLTGAGNVSSGATDMLNELGVVWVEPEGLAELKQRGSPNKIYACAITPASYLQRIEGGVFDKQEYYKSPDKYMSIFAAKIAPHLTTLINGVGWSKGFPRAITRPSLNKLIEKENGKQKLVAVQDITCDKEGGLEFVDQFTTIDNPYFEGPGGILISSIDILPTELAADASTYFSSALYPYIQGLLSPSGQGDKDGITDTLSRAAIVKDGVLQPQHEWLGGKIEQWKTGGAVAPDSLKQENLRKGGKKKVLLLGSGLVAGPAVDVFAARPDVHLIIASNNLAEGQSHIRGRPNVEAIALDVADDAKMSELVEEADIVVSLLPAPMHPRVAKHCLDHSRHLVTASYNSSELQALNSQAIEKDVIFLGECGLDPGIDSMAAMRILERVKREGKQVKSFVSWCGGLPELSASKVPLRYKFSWSPKAVLTAAQNDASFKLGGKHVKIPGNELLARRFPEVKLWDGLPLEGLANRDSMPYAEKYGLGPAEGLTDLFRGTLRYQGFSSLLESFRLLGLLRSEPLSGSPKSWTEFLAMTVERELGLSKGLKGEDVNSAVQDLVGEGSKDVIRALKLFSLFPGSDTSLLPLPNLPTPTPIDFFAHLLSRKLAYLPDERDTCLLHHSFTIAAPSGDTQQVTASLRHMATPTQSSMSITVGKTLAFAALRVADGKVKVRGVTGPYEQEVWSGVLGSLEGEGVVVEEKWH, from the exons atgtcccttcttctcccattttCATCCAGAATGCGCAACTTCCCACTCACAAGCCGTCCATTGATTACACGCCGCTGCCTCACCACTCTCGGTCTGCGAAGGGAAGACCCCTCCAGGATATGGGAAAGGCGCACCCCACTTACTCCTCACGCAGTCCAAAGTCTCTTGGCAGACGCCAAAGATCAGCTCAGAGTGGAGGTAGAGAGCTGCAAGAGGCGATGCTTCCCAGATGCTCAATACTCTGAT GCCGGCGCAAAGATTGTGCCTTCCCTATCAAAGGACGTGGACGTCGTACTGGGCATCAAAGAGCCCCGCTTGTCTGACGTCCGCAATCTGGTAGAGGCTTCTAAGAATGAAGGCAAGAAGCGAACATGGATGATGTTCTCGCATACTCATAAAGGGCAG GAATACAatatccctcttctctctaCTTTACTTCATCCCACTCAGACGCTTATCGATCATGAGCTATTGACAGCGCTGGCTCCCGGCAAAGACGGTAAGCCTCAGCTGAAACGTGTCGCTGCATTTGGGTGGTTTGCAGGTGCTGTGGGTGCTGGGGAGGCATTATCTCTTACCGGCCTTGCCCTTTTACGGAGGGGGCTTGCTACTCCTTTGCTT AGCCTGTCACGACCTTATTCTCTTGGGTCATTGGCTGCGTTCAAAAACGCTCTAAAGAAGGCTGGTGAAGAGGTAGAGTCTTCTGCTGATCTCAAAGGACAAGAACCCATTGTCATCGGCCTCACGGG TGCCGGGAACGTCTCATCTGGGGCCACTGACATGCTTAATGAACTCGGTGTGGTGTGGGTAGAACCGGAGGGCCTTGCTGAGTTGAAGCAACGCGGAT CTCCAAACAAG ATTTATGCTTGTGCGATCACTCCTGCTTCCTACCTCCAACGCATTGAAGGAGGTGTATTTGACAAGCAAGAGTACTACAAGTCACCTGACAAATACATGAGTATCTTTGCCGCCAAG ATTGCGCCTCACTTGACTACTCTGATAAATGGAGTTGGGTGGAGCAAAGGCTTCCCTCGAGCCATCACAAGGCCTAGCCTGAATAAACTcattgaaaaggaaaacGGAAAGCAGAAGCTTGTAGCCGTGCAAGATATAACTTGCGACAAGGAG GGTGGACTTGAATTCGTGGATCAATTCACCACTATTGACAATCCCTATTTTGAAGGCCCTGGGGGCATTCTTATTAGCTCCATCGATATCCTCCCCACGGAACTTG CCGCCGATGCGTCAACCTACTTCTCTTCCGCTCTTTATCCATACATTCAAggccttctttccccgTCTGGCCAAGGTGACAAGGACGGTATAACAGACACTCTTTCACGGGCGGCCATCGTCAAGGATGGTGTTCTCCAACCCCAACATGAGTGGTTAGGAGGGAAAATCGAGCAATGGAAGACAGGAGGTGCAGTTGCGCCAGACTCTCTCAAGCAGGAGAACctgaggaagggaggaaagaagaaggtctTGCTCCTTGGTAGCGGCCTGGTGGCAGGGCCTGCAGTGGATGTTTTTGCGGCGAGACCTGATGTTCATCTGATCATCG CTAGCAACAATCTTGCCGAGGGCCAGAGTCACATTCGCGGCCGTCCTAATGTTGAGGCTATTGCCCTTGATGTGGCTGATGATGCCAAAATGAGTGAATTggttgaagaagcggaCATCGTCGTCAG TCTCCTTCCTGCACCCATGCACCCCCGTGTGGCTAAACATTGCCTCGACCACTCCCGTCATCTTGTAACGGCTTCTTACAACTCCTCCGAGCTCCAAGCTTTGAATTCGCAGGCAATTGAGAAGGatgtcatcttcctcggGGAATGCGGCTTGGATCCGGGAATTGATTCCATGGCTGCTATGCGGATCCTGGAGAGGGTAAAGAGAGAGGGTAAGCAAGTCAAATCGTTCGTATCTTGGTGTGGTGGCCTGCCAGAATTGAGCGCGAGCAAGGTGCCTCTGAGGTACAAGTTTTCTTGGAGTCCCAAGGCAGTCTTGACCGCCGCACAGAATGATGCGTCGTTTAAATTGGGAGGCAAG CATGTGAAAATCCCAGGAAATGAGCTGTTGGCAAGACGCTTTCCCGAAGTAAAATTATGGGATGGGTTGCCACTGGAAGGTTTGGCGAATCGTGACTCGATGCCCTACGCTGAAAAGTACGGGCTTGGTCCAGCTGAAGGACTGACTGACCTCTTCCGAGGAACTCTTCG ttaCCAAGGGTTCTCATCACTCCTTGAATCCTTCCGCCTTCTCGGTCTCCTTCGCTCTGAACCCCTTTCTGGTTCTCCCAAATCTTGGACCGAGTTTCTTGCAATGACTGTAGAAAGGGAATTGGGCCTGAGCAAAGGGTTGAAAGGAGAGGACGTAAACAGTGCAGTGCAAGATTTGGTCGGAGAGGGAAGCAAAGATGTTATTAGGGCCTTGAAGCT CTTCTCACTCTTCCCAGGCAGCGACACTTCCTTGCTTCCTCTGCCGAACCTTCCCACCCCTACTCCCATTGATTTCTTTGcccatctcctttcccGCAAACTTGCCTATCTTCCTGACGAGCGGGACACGTgcctccttcatcattcattcaCTATCGCAGCTCCGTCTGGCGATACGCAACAAGTGACAGCCTCTCTCCGTCACATGGCTACTCCGACACAGTCCTCCATGAGCATCACGGTCGGTAAGACATTGGCCTTTGCGGCTCTGAGGGTGGCGGAtgggaaggtgaaggtgaGAGGTGTAACCGGACCATATGAACAAGAAGTATGGTCAGGAGTCTTGGGTTcgttggaaggagagggtgTTGTAGTTGAGGAGAAATGGCACTAG